The following coding sequences lie in one Equus asinus isolate D_3611 breed Donkey chromosome 1, EquAss-T2T_v2, whole genome shotgun sequence genomic window:
- the ZC3HAV1L gene encoding zinc finger CCCH-type antiviral protein 1-like: MAEPTVCSFLTKVLCANGGRMFLQDLRGNVELSEARLWAVLRQAGPERFLLQEVEMREGLWDAEAEAAAGAAGAGGGGPSAWRVVAVSSARLCARYQRGECKACDQLHLCRRHMLGKCPNRDCWSTCTLSHDIHTPVNIQVLKNHGLFGLNEAQLRILLLQNDPCLLPEVCLLYNKGEALYGYCNLKDKCNKFHVCKSFVRGECRLQKCTRSHQLIHAAALKLLQDQGLNIPSVVNFQIISTYRHMKLHKMLENKDNSAASAEHSQGVEKQGVHVAGAAGASPPVSVPAQSAKKSCAGKP, from the exons ATGGCGGAGCCCACGGTGTGCTCCTTCCTCACCAAGGTGCTGTGCGCCAACGGCGGCCGCATGTTCCTCCAGGACCTGCGCGGCAACGTGGAGCTGTCGGAGGCGCGGCTGTGGGCGGTGCTGCGCCAGGCCGGGCCCGAGCGCTTCCTGCTGCAGGAGGTGGAGATGCGGGAGGGCCTCTGGGACGCCGAggccgaggcggcggcgggcgcggcgggcgcgggcggcggcgggcccTCGGCCTGGAGGGTGGTGGCCGTGTCCTCCGCGCGCCTCTGCGCCCGCTACCAGCGCGGCGAGTGCAAGGCCTGCGACCAGCTGCACCTCTGCCGCCGGCACATGCTGGGCAAGTGCCCGAACCGCGACTGCTG GTCTACCTGTACCCTCTCCCATGATATCCACACACCGGTCAACATCCAAGTCCTGAAAAACCACGGCCTTTTCGGCCTCAATGAGGCTCAGCTTCGGATCCTGCTTTTGCAGAACGACCCCTGCCTTTTACCAGAG GTCTGTTTACTCTACAACAAAGGTGAAGCGTTGTATGGTTACTGCAACCTCAAGGATAAATGCAACAAGTTCCACGTGTGCAAGTCCTTCGTCAGGGGGGAGTGCAGACTTCAGAAGTGCACACGGTCCCATCAGCTCATTCACGCTGCGGCCCTGAAGCTGCTGCAGGACCAGGGTCTGAATATCCCGAGTGTCGTTAACTTTCAGATAATCTCCACCTACAGGCACATGAAGCTGCACAAGATGCTCGAAAATAAAG ATAATTCAGCTGCTTCTGCCGAGCATTCACAGGGCGTTGAGAAACAAGGAGTACACGTAGCTGGGGC